The proteins below are encoded in one region of Streptomyces roseirectus:
- the recA gene encoding recombinase RecA, with the protein MAGTDREKALDAALAQIERQFGKGAVMRMGERSMEPIEVIPTGSTALDVALGVGGLPRGRVVEVYGPESSGKTTLTLHAVANAQKAGGQVAFVDAEHALDPEYAKKLGVDIDNLILSQPDNGEQALEIVDMLVRSGALDLIVIDSVAALVPRAEIEGEMGDSHVGLQARLMSQALRKITSALNQSKTTAIFINQLREKIGVMFGSPETTTGGRALKFYASVRIDIRRIETLKDGTEAVGNRTRVKVVKNKVAPPFKQAEFDILYGQGISREGGLIDMGVEHGFVRKAGAWYTYEGDQLGQGKENARNFLKDNPDLANEIEKKIKEKLGVGVRPEEPAAEPGADAAISAPAAGAADDASKVPAPAAKAAKTKAAAAKS; encoded by the coding sequence GAGCCGATCGAGGTCATCCCGACCGGCTCGACCGCGCTCGACGTGGCGCTCGGCGTCGGCGGCCTGCCGCGTGGCCGCGTCGTCGAGGTCTACGGACCGGAGTCCTCCGGCAAGACCACGCTGACGCTGCACGCGGTGGCGAACGCGCAGAAGGCCGGCGGCCAGGTCGCGTTCGTGGACGCGGAGCACGCCCTCGACCCCGAGTACGCGAAGAAGCTCGGCGTCGACATCGACAACCTGATCCTCTCCCAGCCGGACAACGGCGAGCAGGCCCTGGAGATCGTGGACATGCTGGTCCGCTCCGGCGCCCTCGACCTCATCGTCATCGACTCCGTCGCCGCGCTCGTCCCGCGCGCGGAGATCGAGGGCGAGATGGGCGACAGCCACGTCGGCCTCCAGGCCCGGCTCATGAGCCAGGCCCTGCGGAAGATCACCAGCGCGCTCAACCAGTCCAAGACGACCGCGATCTTCATCAACCAGCTCCGCGAGAAGATCGGCGTGATGTTCGGCTCCCCGGAGACCACGACGGGTGGCCGCGCGCTGAAGTTCTACGCCTCCGTGCGTATCGACATCCGCCGCATCGAGACCCTGAAGGACGGCACGGAGGCGGTCGGCAACCGCACCCGCGTGAAGGTCGTCAAGAACAAGGTCGCGCCGCCCTTCAAGCAGGCCGAGTTCGACATCCTCTACGGCCAGGGCATCAGCCGCGAGGGCGGCCTGATCGACATGGGCGTGGAGCACGGCTTCGTCCGCAAGGCCGGCGCCTGGTACACGTACGAGGGCGACCAGCTCGGCCAGGGCAAGGAGAACGCCCGCAACTTCCTGAAGGACAACCCCGACCTCGCCAACGAGATCGAGAAGAAGATCAAGGAGAAGCTGGGCGTCGGGGTCCGTCCGGAGGAGCCCGCCGCCGAGCCGGGCGCGGACGCCGCGATCTCCGCGCCGGCGGCCGGCGCCGCGGACGACGCGTCCAAGGTTCCCGCTCCCGCCGCCAAGGCCGCCAAGACCAAGGCCGCGGCTGCGAAGAGCTGA